Proteins from a single region of Lampris incognitus isolate fLamInc1 chromosome 16, fLamInc1.hap2, whole genome shotgun sequence:
- the LOC130126350 gene encoding kinesin-like protein KIF3B encodes MSKTKHCEAVRVVVRCRPFSRREEIAEGAGILEVNVKLGQIIIRNPKAPPDEPMKTFTFDAVYDWKSKQSDIYDDTVRPLVVSVLQGFNGTIFAYGQTGTGKTYTMQGVSNDPENRGVIPNSFQHIFTQISRSQNQKYLVRASYLEIYQEEIRDLLCKDNNKKLELKENPDCGVYVKGLSSVVTKDVTEIGHVMHIGNQSRSVGFTNMNERSSRSHAIFVITVECSEVGPDGEDHIRVGKLNMVDLAGSERQSKTGAKGERLKEAAKINLSLSALGNVISALVDGKSSHVPYRDSKLTRLLQDSLGGNAKTVMIATVGPSQRHHDESLTTLRYASRAKNIRNKPRINEDPKDALLREFQEEIARLKAQLDERGMLAKEKRRRRRHSKRLSKSMAGMEEEILIEKDKEMWKALEEERDVDQYVEEDNDIARVVTNAFADQENAEELKQLDEKSMEDMQKEQEAIGKIIEKYKAMESKLLVGGKNIIDHTNEQQKMLELKRQEIAEQIRREREIQQQMLLQDEETVEMRETFSSLQQEVELKTKKFKRLYTKLQLVKVEIGDVIDEHVAVRQELEETQNELTRELKYRYLLIENFIPPEEKNKIMNRLYFDSEEDQWRFRPIIPSERSVVKRRPTSVVGYKRPISQYAQMAVASAAGAPSRYQAENIMLLELDMTPPTMFTLNLNGAHLERAFTPRSMRDLLVDVQLREKTPASRVRKSRSWYQAPQTSHISSSSSSSSLTSGSQCLAQPARQRPSSSACQPLGGAIHTSPQDV; translated from the exons ATGTCCAAAACAAAGCATTGTGAGGCGGTGAGGGTGGTGGTGCGCTGTCGGCCGTTCAGCAGGAGAGAGGAGATCGCGGAGGGGGCAGGCATACTGGAGGTGAACGTTAAACTGGGACAGATCATTATTCGCAACCCGAAGGCGCCACCTGATGAGCCCATGAAAACCTTCACCTTCGACGCCGTCTACGACTGGAAATCCAAACAAAGCGACATTTACGATGACACGGTGAGACCGCTTGTGGTGTCCGTGTTGCAAGGCTTCAACGGGACCATATTTGCCTATGGGCAGACCGGGACAGGTAAAACGTACACGATGCAGGGCGTCTCAAACGACCCGGAGAACAGAGGAGTTATCCCGAATTCGTTTCAGCACATCTTCACGCAGATATCCCGAAGTCAGAATCAGAAGTATCTGGTGAGGGCGTCCTATCTGGAAATCTACCAAGAGGAGATCAGGGATCTGCTGTGCAAAGACAACAACAAGAAACTGGAACTCAAGGAAAACCCTGACTGTGGCGTGTATGTGAAAGGCTTGTCGTCGGTGGTCACCAAAGATGTCACGGAGATTGGACATGTGATGCACATTGGCAACCAGTCCAGGTCTGTAGGGTTCACCAATATGAATGAACGCAGCTCGCGTTCTCATGCCATCTTTGTCATAACAGTGGAGTGCAGCGAGGTAGGGCCAGATGGTGAGGATCACATCCGTGTTGGGAAGCTGAACATGGTTGACCTGGCTGGCAGCGAGCGCCAGAGCAAGACTGGTGCCAAAGGAGAGCGACTGAAGGAAGCTGCCAAAATCAACCTGTCACTTTCAGCACTGGGGAACGTCATCTCAGCCTTGGTGGATGGCAAAAGTAGCCATGTCCCATACAGAGACTCGAAACTGACCCGTTTGCTCCAGGATTCACTGGGAGGTAACGCAAAGACGGTCATGATAGCCACTGTAGGTCCATCACAGAGGCACCACGACGAATCCCTAACAACGCTGAGGTATGCCAGCAGGGCCAAGAACATAAGGAACAAGCCTCGGATTAATGAGGATCCTAAAGACGCCCTGCTGAGGGAGTTCCAGGAAGAAATTGCCCGTTTGAAAGCACAGCTAGATGAGCGAGGGATGCTGgcaaaggagaagaggaggaggagaaggcacAGCAAAAGACTGAGTAAAAGTATGGCTGGTATGGAGGAGGAGATCCTCATAGAGAAGGACAAGGAGATGTGGAAGGCTCTTGAGGAGGAGCGGGATGTGGACCAGTATGTGGAAGAGGACAATGACATTGCCCGGGTTGTGACCAATGCCTTTGCCGACCAAGAAAATGCTGAGGAGTTGAAGCAACTAGATGAAAAAAGCATGGAAGATATGCAAAAAGAGCAAGAGGCCATTGGGAAGATCATCGAGAAATATAAG GCTATGGAAAGCAAACTGTTGGTCGGGGGGAAAAACATAATTGACCACACAAATGAACAACAAAAAATGCTGGAGCTTAAGCGGCAAGAGATTGCAGAGCAG ATAAGACGAGAGAGAGAAATCCAGCAGCAAATGCTGTTGCAGGATGAGGAAACGGTAGAAATGAGAGAGACATTCTCCTCATTACAGCAGGAGGTGGAACTCAAGACCAAGAAGTTTAAAAGG CTATACACCAAACTACAGCTGGTGAAGGTAGAAATTGGAGACGTCATTGACGAGCATGTCGCAGTCAGACAGGAGCTTGAAGAGACACAGAATGAGCTCACCAGAGAACTTAAGTACAG ATATCTCCTGATTGAGAATTTCATACCACCCGAGGAAAAGAACAAGATTATGAACAGACTGTACTTTGACAGTGAGGAGGACCAGTGGAGGTTTCGACCTATCATACCATCTGAGAGGTCGGTG GTCAAGAGAAGGCCTACCTCGGTGGTTGGATACAAAAGACCAATCAGCcaatatgcacagatggctgtAGCCTCAGCGGCAGGGGCGCCATCCCGATACCAG GCTGAGAATATTATGCTACTGGAGTTGGATATGACTCCACCAACGATGTTCACCTTGAACCTTAACGGAGCTCACTTGGAGAGGGCGTTCACTCCGAGGTCAATGAGGGATCTTCTGGTAGATGTTCAACTTAGGGAGAAGACCCCCGCGTCACGAGTCAGGAAGTCTCGATCCTG GTATCAGGCACCACAAACATCACACatctcatcatcctcatcctccagctctctgacgtCAGGATCACAGTGCCTCGCTCAACCTGCGAGACAGAGACCATCCTCATCCGCCTGTCAGCCACTGGGAGGTGCCATTCACACCAGCCCTCAAGATGTGTGA
- the asxl2 gene encoding putative Polycomb group protein ASXL2: protein MKERQKKKKGRTWAEAAKTVLEKYPNTPMSHKEILQVIQRERLKEISGTSPLACLNAMLHTNSRGEEGIFYKVPGRMGVYTLKKDISDVVKELSEEGSEESSDNLSDSRSTESLSQEGRRGRWRRRVPSKLQSQPSSPQPRCSSPSVPTSKLISPSQKHSKKALKQALKQQQQRNQRRQGGMPATSSPRLLLKTVADNITAKTASMWDLKQSDRCPASPQNSSSSSSSSTKTDLCHPAGARKITQRSSRLSARQLKRTKCEIDVETPDSILVNTNLRAIINKHTFSVLPPECQQRLLKLLPEVDQQACMDGLLKVTSSALNNEFFTSAAQSWKERLAEGEFTPELQLRMRQEIEKEKKVEHWKETFFENYYGENSGLSYEESKELTEADLNQKPAGPQPPSQHIGPAALVLNDPKGTKDSSQAASAVSAATKRDMKPTASLPQEQPKTQSAQKELGPAAEPMKTRRSQQAEDRKLNRTTLSGPAPPVLAPLAVAPLAVAPLAVAPQAVAPLVAAPPVATPPAATPPVAAPAVERLVRGETGVSEPEKDHQEEVKEENTDPPNSPVRKSSPPKASSEDQPVPVGKSAQEREEFVSVSPVLAGSTESQKRKPPSEAEGEVTPEKRPRMSSVSSLSSVSSVSPPASSISSPSTPTPAASQKVPPLKIPVSRILPVPVSPSQVSPRTPLPTPLGSPGRTGARTLADIKAKAQLARAQRAAAAAAAVMSVSKGAVPGPGPGGGGEQTWPSPSTTPSPTSLLPTTRSPATSNSSQTSTPPSHPLDSSGQLNIGQPLGSNTSRADDKKRGCSDGAISAGAHGSQRTFDSSAVHPTLLPAHGVKGQEIVSSGLTARASSCIPANNPLVTQLLQGKEVPLDQILPKPLAKAEVRVSGLPPTYKGKFSHSAPSGVDEHRSDKQISNQLTIAGRAGVSSEYTRHQRELPDKETQEQILQALMQRKAQQSQPYGGIGPQPSQYTAHQLGHVEEHQHQPRFSVGLLGRKRMLRPAMTGHYLLNVSTYGRGSESSKRLHQSVIPNTSVSNLKRENTECEEGAREEEPARKLLCPAPRVKMEQQGYPVTKSDEVVSFQHCQKVKTEPLPFSCGIEDSTTGLDGSDATTRAKDSGPFPHPHRQHLELCNTNQGNSEPYLVTPHVGIDLGHQRPAAFQSQRTLDNQEAVGSCYSGTISMSVPHAMNHGAAGTGSSAALPEADNSGSVHGSVMSFSVTVTTIPAGHSLDPGNQGEPSPEQSFMEGSGMEDVQSKCYCRLKAMIMCKGCGAFCHDDCIGPSKLCVSCLVVR from the exons ATGAAGGAAAGGCAGAAGAAAAAGAAGGGGAGGACGTGGGCAGAAGCCGCCAAAACG GTTTTAGAGAAATACCCAAACACGCCTATGAGCCATAAAGAGATCTTGCAGGTGATCCAAAGAGAAAGGCTGAAAGAAATCAG TgggacctcacctctggcatgTCTGAATGCAATGCTGCACACTAACTCTCGTGGTGAAGAGGGGATCTTTTACAAAGTCCCAGGCAGAATGGGAGTCTACACATTAAag AAGGACATCtcggatgtggtgaaggagctgTCTGAAGAGGGTTCGGAAGAGAGCAGTGACAATCTCTCAGATTCCCGAAGCACAGAAAGTCTCTCTCAAGAGGGCAGGAGGGGGAGGTGGAGACGACGAG TTCCCTCCAAGCTGCAGTCGCAGCCCTCGTCTCCGCAGCCTCGATGCTCGTCGCCGTCTGTCCCcaccagcaagctcatctctCCCTCCCAGAAACACAGCAAAAAAGCTCTGAAACAG GCTttgaagcagcagcagcaaagaAACCAGCGGAGACAGGGGGGGAtgcctgccacctccagccctcgACTGCTTCTGAAGACAGTGGCTGACAACATTACCGCAAAGACTG CATCAATGTGGGACCTGAAACAGTCAGATCGCTGTCCTGCAAGCCCTCAGAACTCTTCCTCCAGTTCCTCTTCCTCTACCAAAACAGACCTGTGTCATCCTGCTGGAGCCAGGAAGATAACCCAGCGGTCCAGTCGTCTTAGCGCAC GGCAGCTTAAACGCACTAAGTGTGAGATAGACGTGGAGACACCGGACTCTATTTTGGTGAACACCAATCTGCGGGCAATCATCAACAAGCACACCTTCTCTGTGCTGCCTCCAGAATGCCAACAGAGGCTGCTTAAGCTTCTGCCTGAAGTCGACCAGCAG GCTTGTATGGACGGCCTTCTGAAGGTCACCAGTTCCGCCTTGAACAACGAGTTCTTCACATCAGCAGCACAGTCGTGGAAGGAGAGGTTGGCTGAGG gcgAATTCACACCTGAGCTGCAACTCAGAATGCGACAAGAAattgaaaaggaaaagaaagtggAGCACTGGAAGGAGACCTTCTTTGAAAACTACTATGGTGAAAA TTCTGGGCTCAGCTATGAAGAATCTAAAGAGCTGACAGAGGCTGATCTGAATCAGAAGCCTGCCGGTCCTCAGCCCCCATCTCAGCACATAGGACCTGCAGCTCTTGTACTGAACGATCCCAAGGGCACCAAGGACAGCAGCCAGGCTGCTTCCGCTGTGTCTGCTGCCACTAAGAGGGATATGAAGCCAACAGCATCATTACCACAGGAGCAGCCAAAGACACAGTCCGCTCAGAAAGAACTGGGCCCTGCCGCGGAGCCTATGAAGACGCGTCGCTCCCAGCAAGCCGAGGATCGAAAACTGAACAGAACTACACTGTCTGGGCCAGCCCCGCCAGTGTTGGCTCCTCTGGCAGTGGCTCCTCTGGCGGTGGCTCCTCTGGCGGTGGCTCCTCAGGCAGTGGCTCCTCTGGTGGCAGCTCCTCCGGTGGCAACTCCTCCGGCGGCAACTCCTCCAGTGGCAGCACCAGCAGTTGAGAGATTGGTGAGAGGAGAGACGGGGGTTAGTGAGCCTGAGAAGGATCATCAGGAAGAGGTGAAGGAGGAGAATACGGACCCTCCCAACTCCCCTGTCAGGAAGAGCTCTCCACCCAAGGCCAGTTCTGAAGACCAGCCAGTGCCTGTGGGCAAGTCTGCTCAGGAGAGAGAAGAGTTTGTGTCTGTCAGCCCTGTGCTTGCTGGCTCCACAGAGTCACAGAAAAGGAAGCCTCCTAGCGAAGCTGAAGGTGAAGTGACACCAGAGAAAAGACCCCGCATGTCTTCTGTTTCCTCACTATCTTCAGTCTCCTCTGTATCGCCTCCTGCATCATCCATCTCTAGCCCATCCACGCCGACTCCAGCAGCCAGTCAGAAAGTCCCACCACTCAAG ATTCCAGTTTCGCGAATCCTTCCTGTCCCTGTGTCACCAAGCCAAGTGTCACCCAGGACACCCCTCCCCACACCTCTTGGCAGTCCAGGCCGCACCGGGGCACGCACTCTGGCTGATATCAAAGCCAAAGCTCAGCTTGCTCGTGCACAACGAGCAgctgcggcagcggcagcagtaaTGTCAGTGTCTAAGGGTGCAGTAccaggcccaggcccaggggGTGGCGGTGAGCAGACATGGCCATCCCCCAGCACCACTCCCAGTCCTACATCCCTACTACCAACCACCAGGTCACCAGCCACCTCCAACAGCAGCCAGACCAGCACGCCTCCCTCCCACCCACTGGATTCCTCTGGTCAGCTAAACATTGGTCAGCCTCTGGGCTCCAACACCAGTAGAGCTGATGACAAAAAAAGAGGCTGCTCAGATGGTGCTATCAGTGCAGGTGCTCATGGCAGTCAAAGGACCTTTGATTCATCAGCAGTGCATCCAACTCTGTTACCTGCACATGGAGTGAAGGGACAGGAAATTGTTTCTTCTGGGTTAACTGCCAGGGCCAGCTCCTGTATCCCTGCCAACAACCCACTGGTCACTCAGCTTCTGCAGGGAAAAGAGGTTCCCCTAGACCAGATCCTCCCAAAGCCATTGGCTAAAGCAGAGGTCAGGGTGTCGGGATTGCCCCCTACTTACAAGGGTAAGTTCTCACACTCAGCCCCAAGCGGTGTTGACGAGCACAGGTCTGACAAACAGATTTCCAACCAGCTCACCATAGCAGGACGAGCTGGGGTTTCTTCAGAATACACACGACATCAAAGGGAGCTGCCCGATAAGGAGACCCAGGAACAAATCCTTCAAGCTCTGATGCAGAGGAAAGCCCAGCAGAGTCAGCCTTATGGGGGCATCGGGCCTCAGCCCTCCCAGTACACTGCCCACCAACTGGGACATGTGGAAGAGCATCAACATCAACCCCGGTTCTCTGTAGGTCTCCTGGGCCGTAAGAGGATGCTCAGGCCTGCTATGACTGGACATTACCTCCTGAATGTGTCTACCTATGGCCGAGGGTCGGAGAGCAGTAAAAGGTTACACCAGTCTGTTATCCCAAACACCTCTGTGTCCAACCTGAAGAGGGAAAACACAGAATGTGAGGAGGGAGCTAGGGAAGAGGAACCAGCCCGGAAACTCCTCTGTCCTGCTCCCAGGGTTAAGATGGAGCAGCAGGGGTACCCTGTAACAAAGTCTGACGAAGTAGTGAGTTTTCAGCACTGCCAGAAGGTAAAGACTGAACCTCTCCCCTTCAGCTGTGGAATCGAGGACAGTACAACTGGTCTCGATGGCAGTGACGCCACCACCAGAGCCAAGGACAGCGGCCCCTTTCCTCACCCACACCGTCAGCACCTCGAACTCTGCAATACCAATCAAGGAAATTCCGAGCCATATCTTGTGACGCCCCATGTGGGAATTGACCTGGGCCACCAGCGACCGGCTGCCTTTCAATCCCAGAGAACGCTGGATAATCAGGAAGCCGTGGGTTCGTGCTACAGTGGCACCATCAGCATGTCTGTACCTCATGCCATGAACCACGGTGCAGCGGGCACTGGCTCGTCTGCTGCTCTGCCCGAGGCCGATAACAGTGGTAGTGTCCATGGGAGCGTGATGTCTTTCTCAGTGACTGTCACCACCATACCCGCTGGTCATTCATTGGACCCTGGTAACCAGGGAGAGCCATCGCCAGAGCAGTCTTTTATGGAGGGTTCTGGGATGGAGGACGTCCAATCCAAATGCTACTGCCGTCTGAAGGCTATGATCATGTGCAAGGGCTGTGGAGCCTTTTGCCATGATGACTGCATTGGTCCCTCAAAACTTTGTGTTTCATGTTTAGTGGTACGATGA